A single window of Nocardia sp. NBC_01327 DNA harbors:
- a CDS encoding DUF6545 domain-containing protein, with translation MWPQTVPTPITALALMFVVIVTVTRIVLVRGVSPTDQLINALAVSCLIGVLLREPTIARLVMSFVPAGLPTLFDAWHWTTIFSWGCGLGILLVREYGPVRYKKPFRLVVATTIAIGIGFLVLSSPARSEGVSIAEYGGWRYGVYVGLLSAPPVFVSAYLLRTLVMLRRRVTTSREENVVRILFLVAILSMMPASSYLLLGALGISGREPAVTDRMYNFTANGLASGEPQLLFGAILVSVLVPSCRRAWVRVRQLRRLGPLWRDLTTAVPGVVLALRWADRWGAWPAERLERVKIEIRDASEIIAGTIVPLPAAIDRSIDNGVTEDDQENMRLVAELLLAVRSQPEVGYGRQSGGLTLRTSDLPDIDTLVRFWEPAKSLVHQSFPKAVESTSAQKRSV, from the coding sequence ATGTGGCCGCAGACCGTGCCAACCCCGATCACAGCTCTCGCGCTGATGTTCGTCGTCATCGTCACGGTCACACGAATCGTTCTGGTTCGGGGTGTGTCCCCGACCGATCAACTGATCAACGCACTGGCGGTCAGCTGTCTGATCGGGGTACTTCTACGGGAGCCCACGATCGCGCGCCTGGTGATGAGCTTCGTACCGGCCGGGCTACCCACCCTTTTCGACGCGTGGCACTGGACCACCATCTTCTCCTGGGGTTGTGGGCTGGGCATACTCCTTGTGCGTGAGTACGGTCCGGTCCGCTACAAGAAGCCGTTTCGCCTCGTAGTGGCGACGACGATAGCCATCGGTATCGGGTTCCTCGTGCTGAGCAGTCCGGCACGGTCAGAAGGGGTCTCGATCGCCGAGTACGGCGGCTGGCGCTACGGCGTCTACGTCGGGCTCCTGTCTGCCCCGCCAGTTTTCGTGTCCGCGTATCTGCTTCGAACCTTGGTCATGCTGCGGCGACGTGTGACGACCTCGCGAGAGGAGAATGTCGTACGAATCTTGTTCTTGGTTGCGATCCTCAGCATGATGCCGGCGAGCTCGTACCTCCTCCTTGGGGCACTCGGCATCTCGGGCCGCGAGCCCGCGGTAACCGACCGGATGTACAACTTCACTGCGAACGGCCTCGCCTCAGGTGAACCTCAACTGCTGTTCGGAGCGATTCTTGTGTCGGTGCTCGTGCCATCGTGCCGCCGAGCTTGGGTGCGAGTGAGACAGCTCAGGCGATTGGGCCCGCTCTGGCGTGACTTGACCACAGCTGTGCCGGGCGTCGTGTTGGCCCTGAGGTGGGCAGATCGGTGGGGTGCGTGGCCGGCTGAGCGCTTGGAACGGGTGAAGATCGAAATACGCGACGCATCCGAGATCATCGCTGGAACCATCGTCCCGCTGCCGGCTGCGATTGACCGATCGATCGATAACGGTGTCACCGAGGATGATCAGGAAAACATGCGGCTGGTCGCTGAGCTGCTCCTGGCAGTTCGATCTCAGCCGGAGGTCGGGTATGGGAGGCAGTCCGGAGGACTAACCCTACGGACGAGCGACCTGCCCGATATCGACACTTTGGTTCGCTTCTGGGAGCCTGCAAAATCGCTTGTGCACCAATCATTTCCGAAGGCGGTGGAGTCCACGTCTGCTCAGAAGCGTTCGGTGTGA
- a CDS encoding class II glutamine amidotransferase has protein sequence MCLLTFLPSGINPDIAALRNGARVNRDGHGFAVVTDTGILVGRGMDVEQVIDDFTAVRSRHPHHPALFHSRYATHGAVSIDNCHPFRLGRDNRTVLAHNGILPRRVQPAPYDPRSDTRIAAETYLPREPFGSYDTLRGRRCLESWLGTSKLVLLTVDPSFNENAYVFNESAGIWEAGVWYSNPGYRPDASSGLLRPRGWLYVCEGCGDVDFSRRGRYCGRCGWCFHCANIFPHCDCEHRSSTPSVSLRRNTIR, from the coding sequence ATGTGCCTCCTGACATTTCTACCCAGCGGCATCAACCCCGACATCGCGGCGCTGAGAAACGGCGCTCGCGTCAACAGGGACGGCCACGGGTTCGCCGTGGTCACCGACACCGGCATCCTGGTCGGCCGCGGCATGGACGTCGAGCAGGTCATCGACGACTTCACCGCTGTCCGAAGCCGGCATCCGCACCACCCGGCGCTGTTTCACAGCCGCTACGCCACCCACGGCGCGGTCAGTATCGACAATTGCCACCCGTTCCGGCTCGGCCGCGACAATCGAACAGTATTGGCGCACAACGGTATTCTCCCCCGCCGGGTACAGCCGGCACCGTACGACCCCCGCTCGGATACCCGGATCGCCGCCGAAACCTATCTTCCACGAGAACCTTTCGGCTCCTACGACACCCTGCGTGGTCGGCGTTGCCTGGAGTCGTGGCTCGGCACCAGCAAACTCGTCCTACTGACCGTCGATCCGAGTTTCAACGAGAACGCGTATGTGTTCAACGAATCGGCGGGGATCTGGGAGGCCGGCGTCTGGTATTCGAACCCCGGATATCGGCCTGACGCCAGTTCTGGGCTGCTGCGCCCCCGCGGGTGGCTGTATGTGTGTGAGGGCTGCGGTGACGTCGACTTCAGCCGTCGCGGCCGGTACTGCGGCCGCTGCGGCTGGTGTTTCCACTGCGCCAACATCTTTCCTCACTGCGATTGCGAACACCGCTCAAGCACGCCCTCTGTTTCGCTGCGCCGCAACACCATCCGCTGA